One genomic region from Vitis riparia cultivar Riparia Gloire de Montpellier isolate 1030 chromosome 17, EGFV_Vit.rip_1.0, whole genome shotgun sequence encodes:
- the LOC117904899 gene encoding flavin-containing monooxygenase FMO GS-OX-like 9 gives MVSERNQSKHVCVIGAGPSGLVAARELRKEGHSVVVIEQNHDIGGQWLYEPKVEGEEALGKSTFLKVHSSIYDSLRLFSPREIMGFSDFPFVVKKGRDMRRFPGHRELLLYLQDFCEWFGLREMIRFKTRVEYVGMLDSDQVGRDLKWVVKSRDMESEKVVEEVFDAVVVATGHYSKPRLPSIKGMDVWKRKQMHSHIYRDPEPFRKEVVVVVGNSLSGQDISMELVDVAKEIHLSAKSLEISEGLAKVISKHDSLHLHLEIESLHEDGRVVFVDGSWVMADTIIYCTGYSYAFPFLDTKGIVGVDDDRVGPLYEHTFPPSLAPSLSFVGIPRKLIGFPFFESQAIWIAQLLSGKRTLPSFHDMMQSIKDFYHSREIAGVPKHNTHDLANFEYCDKYGDNVGFPHLEEWRKELCISAIVKAEVDLEGYRDAWDDVELLQVALQSPHFTQFPRSP, from the exons ATGGTTTCAGAGAGGAACCAATCTAAGCACGTATGCGTGATCGGGGCGGGGCCATCGGGGCTGGTGGCGGCCAGGGAGCTAAGAAAAGAGGGCCACAGTGTGGTGGTGATAGAGCAAAACCATGATATTGGAGGGCAGTGGCTGTATGAACCCAAAGTGGAGGGTGAGGAGGCTTTAGGGAAGAGTACATTTTTAAAGGTCCATAGCAGCATCTATGACTCTCTGAGGCTGTTTTCTCCTAGAGAAATCATGGGGTTCAGTGATTTTCCATTTGTTGTAAAGAAAGGTAGGGACATGAGGAGATTTCCAGGGCACAGGGAGCTTCTCTTGTACCTGCAAGACTTTTGTGAATGGTTTGGGCTCAGGGAGATGATAAGGTTCAAAACTAGAGTAGAGTATGTGGGGATGTTGGATTCTGATCAAGTTGGCAGAGATTTGAAGTGGGTTGTGAAAAGCAGGGACATGGAGTCTGAAAAGGTGGTGGAGGAGGTGTTTGACGCAGTGGTTGTGGCAACTGGCCACTACTCCAAGCCTAGGTTGCCTTCCATTAAAG GAATGGATGTCTggaaaaggaaacaaatgcATAGCCACATCTACAGGGATCCTGAGCCATTCCGCAAAGAG GTGGTGGTGGTTGTTGGAAATTCATTGAGTGGGCAAGACATCTCTATGGAACTTGTGGATGTGGCCAAAGAAATCCATTTAAGTGCCAAATCTCTTGAAATTTCGGAGGGTCTAGCTAAAGTCATTTCCAAACACGACAGCTTGCACCTGCATCTAGAG ATTGAATCCCTTCATGAAGATGGACGAGTGGTATTTGTAGATGGGTCTTGGGTCATGGCAGACACCATCATATACTGCACCGG GTATTCATATGCCTTCCCATTTCTTGACACCAAAGGAATAGTAGGAGTGGATGATGACAGAGTAGGCCCATTGTATGAGCACACCTTCCCTCCATCCCTCGCACCCTCTCTATCTTTTGTGGGCATTCCCagaaag CTCATAGGGTTCCCTTTCTTTGAATCACAAGCAATATGGATAGCTCAGCTACTGTCTGGGAAAAGAACATTACCATcattccatgacatgatgcaatCCATTAAAGACTTCTATCACTCCAGAGAGATTGCTGGCGTCCCAAAACACAATACTCACGATCTTGCCAATTTTGAG TACTGTGATAAATATGGAGATAATGTTGGGTTCCCGCACTTGGAAGAATGGAGGAAAGAGCTATGCATATCGGCCATAGTAAAGGCCGAGGTGGACTTGGAGGGTTACAGGGATGCTTGGGACGACGTCGAGCTGCTGCAAGTGGCTCTTCAAAGCCCTCATTTCACTCAATTCCCTCGATCTCCTTGA
- the LOC117904303 gene encoding flavin-containing monooxygenase FMO GS-OX-like 8, translating into MAFTDDIPSMATSMVPERIQSKHVCVIGAGPSGLVAARELRKEGHSVVVMEQNHDIGGQWLYEPKVEGEDALGKSTFLKVHSSVYESLRLFSPREIMGFSDFPFVVKKGRDMRRFPGHRELLLYLQDFCEWFGLREMMRFKTRVEYVGMLDSDQVGRDLKWVVESRDMESEKVSEEVFDAVVVATGHYSKPRLPSIKGMDVWKRKQMHSHIYRVPEPFRHEVVVIVGNSHSGEDVSIGLVEVAKEIHLSFKSLDLSEGLSKFIAKHHNLHLHLQIESLHEDGRVVFVDGSWVMADTIIYCTGYSYSFPFLDTKGIVVVDDNRVGPLYEHTFPPLLAPSLSFVGIPRKIIACPFFESQAIWIAQLLSGKKTLPSFQDMMHSIEDFYRSREIAGIPKRYTHELADFEYCDKYGDNVGFPHLEEWRKGLCISAVLKAMANLETFRDSGDEDELLQVALQSPHFTQFPVSPSQHFTT; encoded by the exons ATGGCATTCACCGACGATATTCCATCAATGGCTACCAGTATGGTTCCGGAGAGAATTCAATCCAAGCATGTATGCGTGATCGGCGCTGGACCGTCAGGGCTGGTGGCCGCGAGGGAGCTAAGAAAAGAGGGTCACAGTGTGGTGGTGATGGAGCAAAACCATGATATTGGAGGGCAGTGGCTGTATGAACCCAAAGTGGAGGGCGAGGATGCTTTAGGGAAGAGTACATTTTTGAAGGTCCATAGCAGCGTCTATGAATCTCTGAGGCTGTTCTCTCCTAGAGAAATAATGGGGTTCAGTGATTTTCCATTTGTTGTAAAGAAAGGTAGGGACATGAGGAGATTTCCAGGGCACAGGGAGCTTCTCTTGTACCTGCAGGACTTTTGTGAATGGTTTGGGCTCAGGGAGATGATGAGGTTCAAGACAAGGGTAGAGTATGTGGGGATGCTGGATTCTGATCAAGTTGGCAGAGATTTGAAGTGGGTTGTGGAAAGCAGAGACATGGAGTCTGAAAAGGTGTCGGAGGAGGTGTTCGACGCGGTGGTGGTGGCAACCGGTCACTATTCTAAGCCTAGATTGCCTTCCATTAAAG GAATGGATGTATGGAAACGAAAGCAAATGCATAGTCACATCTACAGGGTTCCTGAGCCATTTCGCCATGAG GTGGTGGTGATAGTTGGAAACTCACATAGTGGAGAGGACGTATCCATAGGGCTTGTGGAAGTGGCAAAAGAAATACATCTGAGTTTCAAATCTCTTGATCTTTCTGAAGGTCTCTCTAAATTCATCGCCAAGCATCACAACTTGCACCTTCATTTGCAG ATTGAATCCCTTCATGAAGATGGACGAGTGGTATTTGTAGATGGCTCTTGGGTCATGGCAGACACCATCATATACTGCACTGG ATATTCATATTCCTTCCCATTTCTGGACACCAAAGGAATAGTAGTAGTGGATGATAACAGAGTAGGACCATTGTATGAGCACACCTTCCCTCCATTGCTAGCTCCTTCTCTATCTTTTGTCGGCATTCCTCGCAAG ATCATAGCGTGCCCTTTCTTTGAATCGCAAGCAATATGGATAGCTCAGCTGCTGTCTGGGAAAAAAACACTACCCTCATTCCAAGACATGATGCACTCCATTGAAGACTTCTATCGATCAAGAGAGATTGCTGGCATCCCAAAGCGTTACACTCACGAGCTTGCCGATTTTGAG TACTGTGATAAATATGGAGACAATGTTGGGTTCCCACACTTGGAAGAATGGAGGAAAGGGCTATGCATATCGGCCGTGCTAAAGGCCATGGCCAACTTGGAGACTTTTCGTGATTCTGGGGATGAAGATGAGCTGCTGCAAGTGGCTCTTCAAAGCCCTCATTTCACTCAATTTCCTGTGTCTCCATCTCAACATTTTACTACATGA